One part of the Glycine max cultivar Williams 82 chromosome 14, Glycine_max_v4.0, whole genome shotgun sequence genome encodes these proteins:
- the LOC100796072 gene encoding histidine kinase 5, which translates to MVCEMESDCIEDMDIEVLSSMWPEDIGTDVGKQFNIEKPGRDQDMLEEVTIIEEPTIADFQRLMELTNYTDKGSSQLAYLMKHWEYKQANAVRLLREELDNLSKQRKEVELRKLEILKDTRFEEENYGGDKRPVSILDEVYYTWQDVPVPLRKSNIVVQTKRIEIDAEYDTVVYWKQRALQLERQLEASVQREQILMDKLEESVKNLERQSSPVEELSQILKRADNFLHFILQNAPVVIGHQDKELRYRFIYNHFPSLQEEDIIGKTDVEIFTGSGVKESQDFKREVMEKGLPAKKEITFETELFGSKTFLIYVEPVFSKAGETIGVNYMGMEITDQVRKRERMAKLREEIAVQKAKETELNKTIHITEETMRAKQMLATMSHEIRSPLSGVVSMAEILSTTKLDREQRQLLNVMISSGDLVLQLINDILDLSKVESGVMKLEATKFRPREVVKHVLQTAAASLQKMLTLEGNVADDMPIEVIGDVLRIRQILTNLVSNAVKFTHEGKVGINLYVVPEPPFAKAEGHQKMITEQSTNSANGVKEEKRASTPRSSSDQNCLDGQKHNDHPSQNHAFNDECRSSVKSECSMNGDTEEQTHSTETVWIRCDVYDTGIGIPEKAIPTLFRRYMQVSADHARKYGGTGLGLAICKQLVELMGGRLTVTSKEHVGSTFTFILPYKVSTACDDSDDPDELSDVDDNDDDTTEGFFQFQPRTLGSLFTSNGPTRPQNILPGFRSSHKFNGISENSYSFLTTNTRSKGISSTEDASSVIVDAPEMSESTSSSSHSPETKQESVINTNNENQDKAHARLQNGSVDSSQHKEVMVMTLGTMSNEPQQTCQLVNTDITSQRVISSNNNTLSEVTKSSLGPKILLVEDNKINVMVTQSMMKRLGYSMDVVNNGVEAVRAVQHHTYDIILMDVYMPVMNGLQTTKLIRSYEDTGNWEAARKAGIEQCLPASNECSVPPKNRIHIIAMTANTMSESAEECYANGMDSFVSKPVTFQKLKDCLEQYLR; encoded by the exons ATGGTTTGCGAGATGGAGAGTGACTGTATTGAGGACATGGACattgaagtcctctcttcaatGTGGCCTGAAGATATTGGCACTGAtgttggaaaacagttcaataTAGAAAAGCCTGGAAGAGACCAGGATATGTTGGAGGAAGTCACAATCATAGAGGAGCCAACTATAGCTGATTTCCAGCGTCTCATGGAGCTTACAAATTACACAGATAAAGGGTCTTCTCAGCTGGCATACCTCATGAAACACTGGGAGTATAAGCAGGCTAACGCGGTTCGGCTTCTCAGAGAGGAACTTGACAACCTTAGCAAACAAAGGAAGGAAGTTGAGCTCAGGAAGTTGGAGATACTCAAAGACACTCGGTTCGAGGAAGAGAATTATGGCGGTGACAAGCGCCCAGTTTCTATATTGGATGAGGTGTACTATACATGGCAAGATGTGCCCGTGCCATTAAGGAAAAGTAATATAGTTGTGCAAACCAAGAGGATTGAAATTGATGCTGAGTATGATACTGTTGTGTATTGGAAACAACGGGCGCTGCAGTTGGAAAGACAGTTGGAGGCAAGTGTGCAGAGGGAGCAGATACTAATGGACAAGTTGGAAGAAAGTGTAAAGAATCTTGAAAGGCAGTCTTCACCTGTGGAAGAACTATCTCAGATTCTGAAGAGAGCAGATAATTTCTTACATTTTATTCTCCAAAATGCACCTGTTGTTATTGGCCATCAG GACAAAGAGTTGCGCTATCGCTTTATCTACAATCATTTTCCGAGTTTACAAGAGGAG gacATCATAGGAAAAACAGATGTTGAAATTTTCACAGGATCCGGTGTTAAGGAATCTCAGGATTTCAAGAGGGAAGTAATGGAAAAAGGGTTGCCTGCAAAAAAGGAAATTACTTTTGAGACAGAATTATTTGGGTCAAAGACATTCTTGATATATGTAGAACCTGTCTTTAGCAAAGCAGGAGAGACAATTGGAGTAAACTACATGGGAATGGAAATAACAGATCAG gtaagaaaaagagaaagaatggCAAAGCTCAGGGAAGAGATTGCAGTCCAGAAAGCAAAGGAAACAGAACTTAATAAAACCATTCACATTACAG AGGAGACTATGAGAGCAAAACAAATGCTGGCAACAATGTCTCATGAGATAAGATCTCCTCTGTCTGGAGTTGTTAGCATGGCTGAAATTCTTTCCACCACGAAACTTGATCGGGAGCAAAGGCAGCTCTTGAATGTCATGATATCTTCAGGAGATTTGGTTCTTCAGCTTATAAATGACATTCTTGATCTTTCCAAGGTTGAGTCAG GAGTTATGAAATTGGAAGCTACAAAATTCCGGCCAAGAGAGGTAGTAAAGCATGTACTCCAGACAGCTGCAGCTTCATTGCAGAAAATGTTAACCTTAGAAGGAAATGTGGCAGATGATATGCCTATTGAG GTCATTGGAGATGTTTTAAGGATTCGGCAGATTCTCACAAATTTAGTCAG CAATGCGGTAAAGTTTACACATGAAGGCAAAGTTGGAATAAACCTTTATGTCGTTCCAGAACCACCTTTTGCCAAAGCAGAAGGCCATCAAAAGATGATCACAGAACAGTCAACAAATTCAGCAAATGGGGTGAAGGAAGAGAAACGTGCATCAACGCCGCGAAGCAGCAGCGATCAAAATTGTCTTGATGGTCAGAAACACAATGACCATCCTAGccaaaatcatgcattcaatgatGAATGTAGATCTTCAGTTAAAAGTGAATGCTCAATGAATGGAGATACTGAGGAGCAAACGCATTCAACTGAAACTGTGTGGATACGTTGTGATGTATATGACACAGGAATCGGAATACCTG AAAAGGCTATACCTACTTTATTTAGAAGGTACATGCAAGTAAGTGCTGATCATGCTCGAAAGTATGGTGGCACAGGGCTGGGACTAGCAATATGCAAACAGCTG GTTGAGTTAATGGGGGGTCGCCTAACAGTGACTAGCAAAGAACATGTTGGTTCTACCTTCACATTCATACTTCCTTACAAGGTTTCAACAGCTTGTGATGATTCTGATGACCCAGATGAGCTCTCAGATGtggatgataatgatgatgacaCAACAGAGGGGTTCTTCCAATTCCAACCACGCACTTTGGGCTCTCTCTTCACTTCTAATGGACCTACCAGGCCCCAAAATATACTACCAGGTTTCAGAAGCTCACACAAGTTCAATGGCATTTCAGAAAATTCTTACTCATTCCTCACTACCAACACAAGATCAAAAGGGATTAGTTCAACTGAGGATGCATCTTCAGTCATTGTTGATGCTCCAGAGATGTCTGAATCAACAAGTTCATCAAGTCACAGCCCAGAAACAAAGCAAGAAAGTGTAATTAACACAAACAATGAGAATCAAGATAAGGCACATGCTCGGTTACAGAATGGTAGTGTAGACTCTTCTCAACATAAGGAGGTAATGGTAATGACTCTTGGAACAATGTCAAATGAACCTCAACAAACATGTCAACTAGTGAACACAGACATAACCTCCCAACGTGTTATTAGTAGTAATAATAACACATTATCAGAAGTAACCAAATCCTCATTAGGGCCTAAGATTCTTCTTGTTGAAGATAACAAAATCAATGTCATGGTGACACAGTCAATGATGAAGAGGTTAGGCTATAGCATGGATGTTGTGAATAATGGAGTGGAAGCCGTACGTGCAGTTCAGCACCATACTTATGATATCATATTGATG GATGTTTACATGCCAGTTATGAAtggtcttcaaacaacaaaaCTGATTCGGTCTTATGAGGACACGGGCAATTGGGAAGCTGCAAGAAAAGCTGGGATAGAACAATGTTTACCAGCTTCAAATGAATGTTCTGTACCACCTAAAAACCGGATCCACATCATTGCG ATGACAGCAAACACAATGTCAGAGAGTGCTGAGGAATGTTATGCAAATGGTATGGACTCGTTTGTGTCAAAACCTGTGACATTCCAAAAATTGAAAGATTGTCTAGAACAGTACCTGAGGTGA